One genomic window of Clostridium taeniosporum includes the following:
- the brnQ gene encoding branched-chain amino acid transport system II carrier protein, with protein MKNLSKKNLILVSFMLFSMFFGAGNLIFPPFLGQSAGNQTWIALLGFFITAVGFPILGVIAVAKCGGLKNLANRVNPSFAIIFTILIYLSIGPCLGIPRAGSLPFEMVVAPFLPQEYSITLSRLIYTFIFFSVAYWICLSPGKLVDRVGKFLTPTLLSLISIVFIGSIFKPLGGYGLATGEYLSSPLAKGFLEGYMTMDTIAALNFGIVIAFAIKSKGINEEKGVISTSIKAGIIAGTMLIAIYSMLAHLGATSGSVFGTTETGAETLTNVMTYLFGKPGVILLAAIFTVACLTTCVGLITSCSEYFTTLNSRINYKTYVRILALSSMILANMGLSKILAISVPVLNAIYPIAIMLILLGILNNTFGGSPIVYKLTLLFTGIVSIVDAISQSGIKVDILVNIFSKLPLYSQGLGWVLPAVCGMALGLVFKLIKNKSSKNDLAIQDI; from the coding sequence ATGAAAAATTTATCAAAGAAAAATTTAATACTAGTGAGTTTTATGCTTTTTTCAATGTTTTTTGGAGCAGGAAATCTAATATTCCCGCCATTTTTAGGACAATCAGCAGGAAATCAAACGTGGATAGCATTATTAGGATTTTTTATAACAGCAGTAGGATTTCCTATTTTAGGAGTAATTGCAGTTGCTAAATGTGGAGGGCTTAAAAATTTAGCTAATAGAGTTAATCCAAGTTTTGCAATTATATTTACAATATTAATATATTTATCAATAGGTCCATGTCTTGGAATTCCTAGAGCAGGAAGTTTGCCTTTTGAAATGGTAGTAGCTCCATTTTTACCACAAGAATATTCAATTACATTATCAAGATTAATTTATACTTTTATATTCTTTTCAGTTGCTTATTGGATATGTCTATCACCAGGAAAATTAGTTGACCGTGTAGGTAAATTTTTGACACCAACATTACTATCATTAATTTCAATAGTATTTATAGGAAGTATATTTAAACCATTAGGTGGATATGGATTAGCAACTGGAGAATATTTATCATCACCTTTAGCAAAAGGATTTTTAGAAGGTTATATGACAATGGATACAATTGCTGCATTAAATTTTGGAATAGTAATAGCTTTTGCAATAAAATCTAAAGGAATTAATGAAGAAAAAGGTGTTATTTCAACATCAATAAAAGCAGGAATAATTGCAGGAACCATGTTAATAGCTATTTATTCTATGTTAGCGCATTTAGGAGCTACTTCAGGTAGTGTGTTTGGAACAACTGAAACAGGAGCAGAAACTCTTACTAATGTAATGACCTATTTATTTGGTAAACCAGGAGTTATATTATTAGCAGCAATTTTTACAGTAGCTTGTTTAACAACTTGTGTTGGTCTTATAACATCTTGTAGTGAATATTTTACAACATTAAATTCAAGAATAAATTATAAAACTTACGTTAGAATTTTAGCACTTTCAAGTATGATACTTGCTAATATGGGATTAAGTAAAATTCTTGCAATATCAGTACCAGTTTTAAATGCAATTTATCCAATAGCTATAATGCTTATATTATTAGGAATATTAAATAATACTTTTGGAGGAAGTCCTATAGTATATAAATTAACACTTTTATTTACAGGAATAGTAAGTATTGTTGATGCTATTAGTCAATCTGGAATAAAAGTAGATATTTTGGTAAATATATTCTCTAAATTACCTCTTTATTCTCAAGGTTTAGGATGGGTTTTACCAGCAGTGTGTGGAATGGCATTAGGATTAGTATTTAAATTAATAAAAAATAAATCTAGTAAAAATGATTTAGCAATACAAGATATTTAA
- a CDS encoding ferritin yields the protein MLNKNLLDKLNKQVNFEFYSSYTYLSMAGYAESMDLPGFANFFRVQAKEELDHAMKLYDYIFQKNGIVILEQIPQPAKDFKNIVDVFEKGYEHEQLVTKKIYELADIAYEEREHATMSLLKWFIDEQVEEENNFNLLLKKVKRFEANPASLYMMDEELATRTYAPKTTV from the coding sequence ATGTTAAACAAAAATTTATTAGATAAACTTAATAAACAAGTTAATTTTGAATTTTATTCTTCTTATACATACTTATCTATGGCTGGTTATGCTGAGTCAATGGATTTACCTGGCTTTGCTAACTTTTTCAGAGTTCAAGCTAAAGAAGAATTAGACCACGCAATGAAATTATATGATTACATTTTTCAAAAGAATGGAATTGTAATATTAGAGCAAATACCACAACCTGCTAAAGACTTTAAAAATATAGTTGATGTTTTTGAAAAAGGCTATGAACATGAACAATTAGTTACTAAGAAAATTTATGAGCTTGCAGATATTGCATATGAAGAAAGAGAGCATGCAACTATGAGTTTATTAAAATGGTTTATAGATGAACAAGTTGAAGAAGAAAATAATTTTAACTTACTATTAAAAAAGGTTAAAAGATTTGAAGCTAATCCTGCATCTCTATATATGATGGATGAGGAACTAGCTACTAGAACTTATGCTCCTAAAACTACTGTTTAA
- a CDS encoding zinc-ribbon domain-containing protein, which produces MEDKTLVCRDCGKEFVFTVGEQEFYKEKGFTNEPTRCIDCRRARKQQNNRR; this is translated from the coding sequence ATGGAAGATAAGACTTTAGTATGTAGAGATTGTGGTAAGGAATTTGTTTTTACAGTAGGAGAACAAGAATTCTACAAAGAAAAAGGATTTACTAACGAACCTACAAGATGTATCGATTGTAGAAGAGCTAGAAAACAACAAAACAACAGAAGATAG
- a CDS encoding CarD family transcriptional regulator: MFSIGDKVVYPSQGVGVIESIGEMVFKGEKQKYYKIHIFNNNMKLTLPVIRVEDLNIRLISDAETLDNALKNIEEFTNDLDALNKSDFKERASINTQKIKSGTLTDYLEVICNLTKVKEQHSLNSSEKDTLRKTMKILVEEISQVKNVSDSDANNLLNSAINF; this comes from the coding sequence TTGTTTAGTATAGGAGATAAGGTTGTATATCCTAGTCAAGGGGTAGGAGTAATAGAATCAATAGGGGAAATGGTATTTAAAGGAGAAAAACAAAAATATTATAAAATACATATATTTAATAATAATATGAAATTGACCCTACCAGTAATTAGAGTAGAAGATTTAAATATAAGATTAATAAGTGATGCAGAAACTTTAGATAATGCATTGAAAAATATAGAAGAATTTACCAATGATTTAGATGCTTTAAATAAATCTGATTTTAAAGAAAGAGCATCTATAAATACACAAAAAATAAAATCAGGAACATTAACTGATTATTTGGAAGTTATTTGTAATCTTACAAAAGTAAAAGAACAACATTCATTGAATTCTAGTGAAAAAGATACTTTGCGTAAAACAATGAAAATATTGGTAGAAGAAATAAGTCAAGTTAAAAATGTATCAGATTCTGATGCTAATAATTTATTAAATTCAGCAATAAATTTTTAA
- a CDS encoding FUSC family protein — translation MLIINKVINKYNINVYSMLKHGTVATITMFGVSMLFGIKNIMLAFPIALTSVVLGRQNLQVKTASKILRIIFIDTFIVVFAFISSLNIYLGIIINFIAIFLIMYNMFSPYDLTFYKPFIMLYVFTGYARINLNELPLRVLSIIFGVLVIVFCNMIAKANEKSKLGNTVNTSLVIIKNQLNNIIINNLDEELIKKCSTIMRELVYKIYITRHKKYLTTNLGRIQFNIYINIEYFNLYLRNIHLEYKNNNIKKNDILNIISIIDSILQYSDYGISIEELENEINLFEFINKNKSKVLNEISNTIKSLEISLKELKQLSHRDINKVYEEWEKEKIESFKEAFRKGMRFNFSIRMAVTLTIALFIGEKLGYYKVIWAIITIMSVIQPYYEYTLKKIKERIIGNVIGILFTGVFINIVNNSLLTILILILSLYLLYGFKDYSKISLFASIASICISSLTENIHVLLFYRIIYVIAGVVIAIIVNKNIFPYKLREGMNEIIAKIDKLNTKLINYSITILNGTENPNKVRDIIIHSTLLCGKLDIRNLNFNDEKIKRIVNINNEFVIQVGYRVLR, via the coding sequence ATGTTAATTATTAATAAAGTAATAAACAAATATAATATTAATGTTTATTCAATGTTAAAGCATGGTACAGTAGCAACAATAACTATGTTTGGAGTTAGCATGTTATTTGGAATAAAAAATATAATGTTAGCTTTCCCAATAGCTTTAACATCAGTAGTATTGGGAAGACAAAATTTGCAAGTTAAAACTGCAAGTAAAATTTTACGTATAATATTTATTGATACATTTATTGTGGTATTTGCTTTTATTTCATCATTAAATATATATTTAGGGATTATAATAAATTTTATAGCAATATTTTTAATAATGTATAATATGTTCTCACCTTATGATTTAACTTTTTATAAACCATTTATTATGTTATATGTTTTTACTGGATATGCACGTATAAATTTAAATGAATTGCCACTTAGAGTATTATCTATTATTTTTGGAGTATTAGTTATAGTTTTTTGTAATATGATAGCGAAAGCTAATGAAAAATCTAAACTTGGAAATACTGTTAATACATCTTTAGTTATTATAAAAAATCAACTTAATAATATTATCATTAATAATTTAGATGAAGAATTAATAAAGAAGTGCTCTACAATTATGAGAGAACTAGTATATAAAATATATATTACAAGACATAAAAAATATTTAACTACCAATTTAGGAAGAATACAATTTAATATATACATAAATATAGAGTATTTTAATCTTTATTTAAGGAATATTCATCTTGAATATAAAAATAACAATATTAAAAAAAATGATATTTTAAATATAATTAGTATAATAGATTCTATACTGCAGTATTCTGATTATGGAATTAGCATAGAAGAATTAGAGAATGAAATAAATTTGTTTGAATTCATAAATAAAAATAAGTCTAAGGTTTTAAATGAAATAAGTAATACAATCAAATCCCTAGAGATAAGTTTAAAAGAATTAAAACAGTTAAGTCATAGAGACATAAATAAAGTTTATGAAGAATGGGAAAAAGAAAAAATAGAGAGTTTTAAAGAAGCCTTTCGTAAAGGAATGAGATTTAATTTTTCTATAAGAATGGCAGTTACATTAACAATAGCTTTATTCATTGGAGAAAAGCTTGGATATTATAAAGTGATTTGGGCAATTATAACCATAATGTCTGTAATTCAACCTTATTATGAATATACATTAAAGAAAATAAAGGAAAGAATAATTGGGAATGTTATAGGGATATTATTTACTGGAGTATTTATCAATATAGTAAATAATAGTTTATTAACTATATTGATCTTAATATTATCATTATATTTATTATATGGATTCAAGGATTACTCGAAAATTTCATTATTTGCTTCTATTGCATCTATATGTATATCATCACTAACAGAAAATATACATGTTCTTTTATTTTATAGAATTATTTATGTAATAGCAGGAGTAGTAATAGCTATTATAGTAAATAAAAATATATTTCCATATAAATTAAGAGAAGGAATGAATGAAATTATAGCTAAAATAGATAAATTAAATACTAAGTTGATAAATTATAGTATAACTATTTTAAATGGAACAGAAAATCCTAATAAGGTTAGAGATATAATAATACATTCTACTTTATTATGTGGAAAATTAGACATAAGAAATTTAAATTTTAATGATGAAAAAATAAAGAGAATAGTAAATATTAATAATGAGTTTGTTATTCAAGTAGGATATAGAGTTCTTAGATAG
- the nagB gene encoding glucosamine-6-phosphate deaminase, protein MKILVCENYDKLSEKAAQLIMSQITLKSNSVLGLATGSTPIGMYKKLVEMYENKMIDFSDVITFNLDEYQNLPIDNDQSYHYFMDENLFNYINVKRENIHIPNGMAKDIKKECIEYDESIRKIGGIDIQVLGIGNNAHIGFNEPTVNFEKKTYVVELQESTRIANARFFNSLDDVPKNAITMGIGSIFKSKKIMLLAAGENKAKAIYDTVYGKVTPEVPASILQLHDDVIVILDKEAARLLNPVDYSVV, encoded by the coding sequence ATGAAAATATTAGTTTGTGAAAATTATGATAAATTAAGTGAAAAGGCAGCTCAATTAATAATGAGCCAAATAACTTTAAAATCTAATTCAGTATTAGGTCTTGCAACAGGTAGCACACCAATAGGAATGTATAAAAAGTTAGTTGAAATGTATGAAAATAAAATGATAGATTTCTCAGATGTAATAACATTTAATCTAGATGAATATCAAAATTTACCTATAGATAATGATCAAAGCTATCATTATTTTATGGATGAAAATTTATTTAATTATATAAACGTTAAAAGAGAAAATATTCACATACCTAATGGTATGGCTAAGGATATTAAAAAAGAATGTATAGAGTATGATGAGTCAATAAGAAAAATTGGTGGAATAGATATACAAGTTTTAGGTATAGGAAATAATGCTCATATAGGGTTTAATGAACCAACTGTTAATTTTGAAAAGAAAACTTATGTAGTTGAGTTACAAGAATCTACTAGAATTGCAAATGCTAGATTTTTTAATAGTTTAGATGATGTTCCTAAAAATGCAATAACAATGGGAATAGGATCAATATTTAAAAGTAAAAAAATTATGCTTTTAGCTGCTGGAGAGAATAAAGCAAAGGCTATATATGATACTGTTTATGGGAAAGTTACTCCAGAAGTTCCAGCTTCAATACTTCAACTTCATGATGATGTAATAGTTATATTAGATAAAGAAGCAGCAAGATTGTTAAATCCAGTGGATTATAGTGTAGTTTAA
- a CDS encoding Crp/Fnr family transcriptional regulator, protein MKDLINKLTKNNLFKGLSEKEIGSVISDKNYFIKLYKKGEIIASEDDECSSLGIILDGMVEIQKIYLSGKYIVLKRLSNNQVFGEALIFSNKNTYPSTIVAFEDCSVLYMKRKTIINLCLENEKLLENFMSILSNKVLMLNAKIKNISFKSIKHKVINFILELSKKQNSMYITLRESKKEIASNLGIPRPSFSRELMNLRDGGYIEFDKNIIKILDLEKLEEELFN, encoded by the coding sequence ATGAAGGATTTAATAAATAAATTAACTAAGAATAATTTATTTAAAGGACTTAGTGAAAAAGAGATAGGCTCTGTAATATCTGATAAAAATTATTTTATTAAATTGTATAAAAAGGGAGAAATTATTGCTTCAGAAGATGATGAATGTAGTTCTTTAGGAATTATATTAGATGGAATGGTAGAGATACAGAAAATATATTTAAGTGGAAAATATATTGTTTTAAAAAGATTATCTAATAATCAGGTATTTGGAGAAGCTCTTATTTTTTCAAATAAAAATACTTATCCATCTACAATTGTTGCTTTTGAGGATTGTAGTGTTTTATACATGAAAAGAAAAACTATCATAAATTTATGTTTAGAAAATGAAAAATTATTAGAGAATTTTATGTCTATATTAAGTAATAAAGTTTTGATGCTTAATGCTAAAATAAAGAATATATCATTTAAGAGCATTAAGCATAAAGTTATAAATTTTATTCTTGAACTATCTAAAAAACAAAATAGTATGTATATAACTTTAAGAGAAAGTAAAAAAGAAATTGCTTCTAATCTTGGAATACCTAGACCATCATTTTCAAGAGAACTTATGAATTTAAGAGATGGTGGATATATTGAATTTGATAAAAATATAATTAAAATTTTAGATTTAGAAAAATTAGAAGAGGAACTATTTAATTAA
- a CDS encoding copper homeostasis protein CutC, translated as MLEIIGMTLDDARIIEECGADRIELVSALTEGGLTPSFALIESVLKNVKIPVNVMIRNHAKGFIYSDEEIDIMVRDIDIVKKLGANGVVLGMLDINNNVSEVQLERVLKNCNGIDVTFHKAIDEINPIEGMKILNKYNEITNVLTSGGSGNVVKNIPVLKEMIKNSKHIKLLLGGGLNFNNIEIIKENKEFKDFHFGTSVRINNNSFSDIDRNKLKKLVNILK; from the coding sequence ATGTTAGAAATAATAGGAATGACATTAGATGATGCTAGGATTATAGAAGAATGTGGCGCAGATAGAATAGAACTTGTAAGTGCTTTAACTGAGGGGGGGCTTACTCCAAGTTTTGCACTTATAGAAAGTGTATTAAAAAATGTAAAAATACCTGTAAATGTAATGATAAGAAATCATGCAAAGGGCTTTATTTACAGTGATGAAGAAATAGACATAATGGTAAGAGATATTGATATAGTAAAGAAATTAGGTGCTAATGGAGTTGTACTTGGAATGTTAGATATAAACAATAATGTATCAGAAGTGCAATTAGAAAGAGTTCTTAAAAATTGCAATGGTATAGATGTGACATTTCATAAAGCTATAGATGAAATAAATCCAATAGAAGGAATGAAAATACTTAATAAATATAATGAAATAACTAATGTGTTAACTTCTGGTGGTAGTGGAAATGTGGTGAAAAATATTCCTGTATTAAAAGAAATGATAAAAAATTCTAAGCATATTAAATTACTTTTAGGTGGAGGATTAAATTTTAATAATATAGAAATAATTAAAGAAAATAAGGAATTTAAAGATTTTCATTTTGGAACATCTGTTAGAATTAACAATAATTCATTTAGTGATATTGATAGAAATAAATTAAAAAAATTAGTAAATATATTGAAGTGA
- a CDS encoding GntR family transcriptional regulator, producing MKIVDKNLNVPLHTQLSLIIREMIEGGELKEGNYLMPEREICKIQNVSRMTVNKAILNLVSEGLLDRKQGKGTFVAYKKKKHKFEKLLGFTEVMSEKGFKVKSKLLKFELDFQNKNIRKKLNVKDKDTLIYRIERIRYIDDDPFALEVVYILKNMCEDLNEDLVKENSLYKLYRERYNHKTKRAEQVISPIIIDNLTADLLNQDNDTLALKIDRLVYTDKEEIMEYTNSVFITGKHQYEIVLHED from the coding sequence TTGAAAATAGTAGACAAAAATTTAAATGTACCATTACATACTCAATTATCTTTGATAATTAGAGAAATGATAGAAGGTGGTGAATTAAAAGAAGGCAATTATTTAATGCCAGAAAGGGAAATTTGTAAGATCCAAAATGTTAGTAGAATGACAGTTAATAAAGCAATATTAAATCTTGTATCTGAAGGGTTGTTAGATAGAAAACAAGGAAAAGGAACATTTGTTGCTTATAAAAAGAAAAAACATAAATTTGAAAAATTATTAGGATTTACTGAGGTAATGAGTGAAAAAGGTTTTAAAGTAAAAAGTAAATTACTAAAATTTGAGTTAGATTTTCAAAATAAAAATATAAGAAAGAAATTAAATGTGAAAGATAAAGATACTCTTATATATAGAATTGAAAGAATAAGATATATAGACGATGATCCATTTGCATTAGAAGTTGTATATATATTAAAAAATATGTGTGAGGATTTAAACGAGGATTTAGTAAAAGAAAATTCTTTATATAAATTGTATAGAGAAAGGTATAATCATAAAACTAAAAGGGCAGAACAAGTTATAAGTCCAATAATAATAGATAATCTAACAGCAGACTTATTAAATCAAGATAATGACACTTTAGCACTTAAAATAGATAGATTGGTTTATACAGACAAAGAAGAAATAATGGAATATACAAATTCCGTATTTATAACAGGTAAACATCAATATGAAATAGTATTACATGAAGATTGA
- a CDS encoding DeoR/GlpR family DNA-binding transcription regulator: MNKKLQRANKIIEILKEKNGASVKELASTLGVSEMTIRRDLNILKSNNIVSNVYGATIYNPLNNIDKLNANYDLTDEIVKRENEKIKIGKAAAKLIKNDDIIIIDAGTTTEKLAKNISDDVELTALFYSINILMALRNKKNIELIFSGGYFHENTQMFESPEGISLIENIRATKVFVSAAGVHEDLGVTCSNNYEVATKRTIINSSVEKILLVDSDKFDSVKSSYFSDLQEFNIVVTDQGIPENWKILLKDMGIKVIIA, encoded by the coding sequence ATGAATAAAAAACTACAACGTGCTAATAAAATTATAGAAATTCTAAAAGAAAAAAATGGAGCCTCTGTTAAAGAATTAGCTTCTACATTAGGAGTTTCTGAAATGACTATTAGAAGAGATTTAAATATTTTAAAATCAAATAATATAGTTAGTAATGTATATGGCGCAACTATATATAATCCTTTAAATAATATTGATAAATTAAATGCTAATTATGATCTCACAGATGAAATTGTAAAAAGAGAAAATGAAAAAATAAAAATAGGTAAAGCTGCTGCAAAGCTAATAAAAAATGATGATATTATAATCATAGATGCAGGTACAACTACAGAAAAATTAGCTAAAAATATTAGCGATGATGTAGAATTAACAGCATTATTTTATAGTATTAATATTTTAATGGCTCTAAGAAATAAAAAAAATATTGAATTAATATTCTCTGGTGGATATTTTCATGAAAATACCCAAATGTTTGAAAGTCCTGAAGGTATATCTCTTATTGAAAATATTAGAGCTACTAAAGTATTTGTATCTGCTGCCGGAGTTCATGAAGATTTAGGAGTTACATGTTCTAATAATTATGAAGTAGCAACAAAAAGAACTATAATAAATTCATCTGTAGAAAAAATATTATTAGTTGATTCAGATAAATTTGATTCTGTTAAATCCTCTTATTTTTCAGATCTTCAGGAATTTAACATTGTCGTTACAGATCAAGGAATACCTGAAAATTGGAAGATACTTCTTAAAGATATGGGGATTAAAGTTATTATTGCTTAA
- the nagA gene encoding N-acetylglucosamine-6-phosphate deacetylase, whose amino-acid sequence MKAIINGVIITKNSVLENKVLLFDNKIIDICDDVPEGCEIINANQKIVTAGLIDIHVHGSCNCDTMDSSVEAIEAISSGISRYGVTSFLPTTMTMSKENIYSSLDTIKKCMSKEFIGAKVIGAHMEGPFINSIYKGAQDEKHILKPNFEFIKHHIDVIKLISYSPELDENYKFTKEVKENTKITLSICHSNASYIQAIEAIRLGVSNITHLFNAMTPLNHREPGVVGAALMSDAYCEIIADKIHVDKSLFQFILNNKGKQKVILITDCMRAGCMDDGKYELGGQDVYVKNGAARLINGTLAGSILTLNKAVYNFFENTNLELNEVINMASLNPAKSIGIDDKKGSLDIGKDADICIFDDEMNCYLSVSEGRIIFNKLN is encoded by the coding sequence ATGAAAGCAATAATAAATGGAGTGATTATAACAAAAAATAGTGTTTTGGAAAACAAAGTTCTTTTATTTGATAACAAAATAATTGATATATGTGATGATGTACCAGAAGGTTGTGAAATTATTAATGCAAATCAAAAAATTGTAACAGCTGGACTTATAGATATTCATGTACATGGTAGCTGTAATTGTGACACTATGGATAGTTCTGTTGAAGCAATAGAAGCTATAAGTAGTGGAATTAGTAGATATGGTGTGACTTCATTTTTGCCAACAACAATGACAATGAGTAAAGAAAATATTTATAGTTCTTTAGATACAATAAAGAAATGTATGTCAAAAGAATTTATTGGTGCAAAAGTAATTGGAGCTCATATGGAAGGACCTTTTATAAATTCAATTTATAAAGGTGCACAAGATGAGAAACATATATTAAAACCAAACTTTGAGTTTATAAAACATCATATAGATGTTATAAAATTGATTTCATATTCACCTGAGTTAGATGAGAATTATAAATTTACTAAAGAAGTTAAAGAAAATACAAAAATAACTTTATCAATTTGTCATAGTAATGCTTCGTATATTCAAGCTATTGAAGCTATAAGATTAGGAGTTTCTAATATAACACATTTGTTTAATGCTATGACTCCTTTAAATCACAGAGAACCAGGGGTAGTAGGGGCAGCTCTTATGAGTGATGCATATTGCGAAATAATAGCAGATAAAATACATGTAGATAAAAGTTTATTTCAATTTATATTAAATAACAAAGGCAAACAGAAGGTAATTCTTATCACTGATTGTATGAGAGCAGGGTGCATGGATGATGGTAAATATGAGTTGGGTGGACAAGACGTTTATGTTAAAAATGGTGCTGCAAGGTTGATAAATGGAACCTTAGCAGGTAGCATTTTAACTTTAAATAAAGCAGTTTATAATTTCTTTGAAAATACTAATTTAGAACTTAATGAAGTTATAAATATGGCTTCATTAAATCCAGCAAAGTCTATAGGAATAGATGATAAAAAAGGAAGTTTAGATATAGGAAAAGATGCAGATATATGTATTTTCGATGATGAGATGAATTGCTATCTTTCAGTATCAGAAGGAAGAATTATTTTTAATAAATTAAATTAG
- a CDS encoding PTS transporter subunit EIIC gives MIKFLQRIGKSLMLPIACLPIAGLMLRIGQPDVIEALGFIPFLGQILPFFGAAGSALFGKLPLLFAIGVAVGFSDDQNGSAGLAGVITYLTLTKVTEQYWSMNYEAGFAATLNISFLGGIIAGIIGGLSYNKFRTVKLPEFLAFFGGRRLVPIMSGLIGFIVAIPLGMVWPSIQNALGSASAGVASLGAIGVAFFGLFNRLLIPMGLHHVLNSFFWFQLGEYNGATGDLNRFFQGDPTAGHFMAGFFPVMMFGMPAIGLAIYFAAKKEKRKAVSGMLISLALTAFLTGVTEPLEFLFIFLSPVLLVAHGLLTALSCFVVDYMGVLHGFTFSAGVIDYALNFNLATNPSLIIPIGLGIGGLYFLIFYALIKKLNLPTPGREEDDEFTENITFNMEDENVYKKYIEYLGGKENILKVDNCATRLRLELADSNLIDEKKIKSIGARGVVKLNKNSAQVIVGTNVEFVADGIKNMMRV, from the coding sequence ATGATTAAATTTTTACAACGTATAGGAAAATCACTTATGCTTCCGATAGCATGCCTGCCAATTGCAGGCTTAATGCTTAGGATTGGTCAACCAGATGTTATTGAAGCATTAGGTTTCATACCATTCTTGGGGCAAATATTACCTTTTTTTGGAGCGGCAGGAAGTGCGTTATTCGGCAAATTACCATTACTATTTGCAATAGGAGTTGCTGTAGGATTCTCTGATGATCAAAATGGTTCAGCTGGATTAGCTGGTGTTATTACTTATTTGACTTTAACTAAAGTAACTGAACAATATTGGAGTATGAACTATGAAGCGGGATTTGCTGCAACACTTAATATTTCATTTTTAGGTGGTATAATTGCAGGTATTATAGGTGGATTGTCATACAATAAGTTTAGAACTGTAAAATTACCAGAATTTTTAGCATTCTTTGGTGGAAGAAGACTTGTTCCCATTATGTCAGGGTTAATTGGGTTTATAGTAGCAATACCTCTTGGAATGGTTTGGCCATCAATTCAAAATGCATTAGGAAGTGCATCAGCTGGAGTGGCATCACTAGGGGCAATTGGTGTAGCATTCTTTGGATTATTTAATCGTTTACTGATACCTATGGGACTTCATCATGTTTTAAATTCATTTTTCTGGTTCCAACTAGGAGAGTATAATGGTGCTACAGGAGACTTAAATAGATTTTTCCAAGGAGATCCAACAGCAGGGCATTTTATGGCAGGATTTTTCCCAGTAATGATGTTTGGTATGCCAGCAATAGGACTTGCAATTTACTTTGCAGCTAAAAAAGAAAAAAGAAAAGCCGTATCTGGAATGTTAATATCATTAGCTCTTACAGCTTTCTTAACAGGGGTTACAGAACCATTAGAATTCTTATTTATATTTTTATCACCAGTTTTATTGGTAGCACATGGTTTATTAACTGCTTTATCTTGTTTCGTAGTAGATTATATGGGAGTATTGCATGGTTTCACATTTTCAGCAGGAGTTATTGATTATGCATTAAACTTTAATTTAGCAACTAATCCATCATTAATAATACCAATAGGACTTGGAATAGGGGGATTATATTTCTTAATATTCTATGCATTAATAAAGAAATTAAATTTACCAACTCCAGGTAGAGAAGAAGATGATGAATTTACAGAAAACATAACTTTTAACATGGAAGATGAAAACGTTTATAAAAAATATATAGAGTACTTAGGTGGAAAAGAAAATATATTAAAGGTTGACAATTGTGCAACTCGTTTGAGATTAGAACTAGCAGATTCAAACTTAATTGATGAGAAAAAAATAAAATCCATTGGAGCTAGAGGTGTTGTTAAATTAAATAAAAATAGTGCTCAAGTTATAGTAGGAACCAATGTTGAATTTGTTGCAGATGGTATTAAAAATATGATGAGAGTTTAA